Proteins co-encoded in one Malus sylvestris chromosome 7, drMalSylv7.2, whole genome shotgun sequence genomic window:
- the LOC126628457 gene encoding protein JINGUBANG-like, protein MFHPMNSTLLENKRLSTTPLLSASATSTSSSTSSEADGSPPDSGRFSLQDHVKYQFPCVPLSGSFSYRSLAVLPGHVGSVSCLALCGEFILSASQGKDIIVWQQPDLRPFTKFGQGDGSVKAVVAVGNKVFTAHQDSRIRVWKVSRRSENVFRLVDTLPTTKDYLGKFMKQSNYVQTRRHHKRLWIEHADSISCLAFHNELIYSGSWDKTLKVWRISDLKCVESIKAHDDAINGLVASKGTVYSASADGKIKAWGREGKKKSTHCLKGVLEGHKDVSLNSVIVSEDGRWVYGGGSDGFVMGWEASNCSTNGGDVQNKLVVSWKLVCETKAHGMAVLSMCLMGEMLCSGSADKSIGIWKREAFGKLCKVGVISGHEGPVKCLQAAPNNVGGGFMLYSGGLDKRLRVWWVAKPSKTREEDTNSV, encoded by the coding sequence ATGTTTCATCCAATGAATTCCACTCTGTTAGAAAACAAACGTCTCTCAACAACTCCCTTGCTCTCTGCCTCAGCAACAAGCACCAGCAGCAGCACCAGCAGCGAGGCCGATGGCAGCCCGCCGGATTCAGGCCGCTTTTCGCTCCAAGATCATGTCAAGTATCAATTCCCCTGCGTACCCTTATCCGGGTCCTTCTCGTATCGATCGTTGGCGGTGCTCCCCGGACATGTAGGCTCGGTTTCGTGCTTGGCCTTGTGTGGTGAATTCATCCTCAGCGCCTCACAAGGCAAAGACATCATAGTCTGGCAACAGCCGGATTTAAGGCCTTTCACGAAATTCGGACAAGGCGATGGCAGCGTCAAGGCGGTTGTTGCTGTCGGGAACAAGGTTTTTACAGCGCACCAGGACAGCAGGATCAGGGTTTGGAAGGTTTCGCGGAGGTCGGAGAATGTCTTTAGGCTTGTCGACACGCTTCCCACAACGAAAGACTATTTGGGGAAGTTCATGAAGCAGAGTAACTATGTCCAAACTCGGAGACATCACAAGCGACTGTGGATCGAACACGCGGATAGTATATCGTGTTTGGCTTTCCATAACGAGTTGATTTACTCTGGTTCATGGGACAAGACGCTCAAGGTGTGGAGGATCTCGGATTTGAAGTGCGTAGAGTCGATTAAGGCTCACGACGACGCAATCAACGGGTTGGTGGCAAGTAAAGGGACTGTGTATTCTGCTTCTGCAGATGGGAAAATCAAAGCTTGGGGAAGagaggggaagaagaagagcacACATTGTTTGAAGGGTGTTCTGGAGGGGCACAAGGATGTTTCGCTTAACTCCGTGATCGTTTCAGAGGATGGGAGATGGGTTTATGGGGGCGGCTCCGATGGGTTTGTGATGGGATGGGAAGCGAGTAATTGCAGTACTAATGGTGGTGATGTTCAAAACAAACTTGTGGTAAGTTGGAAGCTGGTTTGCGAAACAAAAGCGCATGGGATGGCGGTTTTGTCGATGTGTTTGATGGGGGAGATGCTGTGCAGCGGCTCGGCGGATAAGAGCATCGGCATATGGAAGAGGGAGGCTTTCGGTAAGCTATGTAAAGTTGGGGTAATTAGCGGCCATGAAGGACCAGTGAAGTGCTTGCAGGCAGCACCAAATAACGTCGGCGGCGGATTCATGTTGTACAGTGGAGGACTTGATAAGAGATTGAGAGTTTGGTGGGTTGCAAAACCTTCTAAAACCAGAGAGGAAGATACCAATTCAGTATAA